One window of the Triticum dicoccoides isolate Atlit2015 ecotype Zavitan chromosome 3B, WEW_v2.0, whole genome shotgun sequence genome contains the following:
- the LOC119282639 gene encoding F-box/FBD/LRR-repeat protein At5g56420-like: MSTCEKARAEVTSIVSSDRLSSLPPEIKGEILSCLNVEEAVRTSTLSSTWRDAWTDMPVISLCDGNLTRTKFVTLVDMVLLLHKGTIEEFEISGNKNYHDEFGRWMIMLSRRSPKSVIIKLNSGPRYKIPSCLFSIGDLEYLHLENCIISLPRAFQGFKSLTDLTLKIFSSTDKDIQNLISFCPALTDLILDSFEGIKRLNIKAPKLDYLYAEGDFEDIKLDAPNLEVAFLSLDKAYQSVPIAHDKESYVKQSLGSLSVIETLRINGFFLKYLSKGCIHTKLPAVFTHLESVCLMICLWDQRQVLTACSLFQNAPNLKKLEVSSFPWSILGQGEDQVGIQGLNLQLQMDHLVMASVNHFGGLDFEVDFVAKLLSWAPALEELKIDWKGEKDCSMVLAKLLALPRASTRAKVIVTF, from the exons ATGAGTACCTGTGAAAAGGCCAGGGCGGAAGTTACATCTATTGTGAGTTCAGACAGACTGAGCAGTCTACCTCCAGAGATAAAGGGCGAAATCCTCTCCTGTTTGAATGTTGAAGAAGCGGTTAGGACTAGCACCTTATCAAGTACTTGGAGGGATGCATGGACTGATATGCCAGTAATATCTCTGTGTGATGGAAATCTTACAAGAACCAAGTTCGTTACGTTAGTCGATATGGTGCTATTACTCCACAAGGGAACAATAGAGGAGTTTGAAATTTCAGGTAACAAAAATTACCATGATGAGTTTGGTAGGTGGATGATCATGCTGTCAAGGAGATCACCAAAATCAGTTATAATCAAGTTGAACTCGGGGCCAAGGTATAAGATTCCCTCGTGCCTCTTTTCTATCGGTGATCTGGAGTATCTGCACCTAGAAAACTGCATCATCAGCTTGCCCCGGGCATTCCAAGGTTTCAAGAGCCTTACGGACCTCACCCTGAAAATCTTCTCCTCCACAGACAAGGATATCCAAAATTTGATCTCGTTCTGCCCCGCACTGACTGATTTGATATTAGATTCTTTTGAgggcatcaaacgtctaaacattaAGGCTCCTAAACTGGATTATCTTTATGCTGAAGGAGATTTTGAGGACATTAAGTTGGACGCACCTAATCTGGaggtggcctttctctctcttgatAAAGCGTATCAATCTGTTCCAATTGCGCATGACAAGGAAAGCTATGTCAAGCAGTCATTGGGTAGCCTAAGTGTCATCGAAACACTTAGAATTAATGGTTTTTTCCTGAAG TATCTATCAAAAGGATGCATACATACAAAGCTCCCTGCCGTGTTTACTCACCTGGAGAGTGTTTGTCTTATGATATGCTTGTGGGATCAGCGGCAAGTCTTGACTGCATGTTCACTGTTTCAGAATGCCCCTAACTTAAAGAAGCTTGAGGTGTCG AGTTTTCCTTGGAGCATCCTTGGTCAGGGTGAGGATCAGGTGGGCATTCAAGGACTTAACCTGCAATTGCAAATGGACCATCTCGTAATGGCCAGTGTGAACCATTTCGGGGGTCTGGACTTCGAAGTTGATTTCGTGGCAAAGCTACTAAGCTGGGCACCAGCTTTAGAAGAACTGAAGATAGACTGGAAGGGTGAAAAGGACTGTAGCATGGTTCTTGCCAAGCTATTAGCTCTACCGAGGGCGTCTACCAGGGCCAAGGTCATTGTCACATTTTGA